One Panicum virgatum strain AP13 chromosome 9K, P.virgatum_v5, whole genome shotgun sequence genomic region harbors:
- the LOC120649596 gene encoding uncharacterized protein LOC120649596, whose protein sequence is MSGPMRAIHSLAAPPGPTPARPPLRRGAAAAAASPLRRSSDPQPSPPTPPGLASRRAALLALVLAAAPARPAPAAAAFSLGIPGPKELLREQKKKSASFLLAPIAASRDTLLKAQALLASPNASAEDAEEVRGRIGAAGRDCVPRQRNSIVAFQSKTGVEVCTFSLILKNAASLLAKKDPLKVEADTRLGELIQSFSDLGAVVENSNFELTGDREKMKDGLLSTISALDKFEQSVKDCLDEKSTPTIPSSDPVDT, encoded by the exons ATGAGCGGCCCAATGCGCGCCATCCACTCGCTCGCCGCGCCACCGGGTCCAACGCCGGCGAGGCCACCTCTCCgccgcggtgcggcggcggcggcggcctctccCCTCCGGAGGTCCTCGGACCCGCAACCGtcgccgcctacgcctccgggcctcgcctcccgccgcgccgcgctcctcgccctcgtcctggccgcggcgccggcgcgccccgcccccgccgcagccgcctTCTCCCTCGGCATCC CTGGGCCGAAGGAGCTGTTGcgggagcagaagaagaagtCGGCGTCCTTCCTCCTCGCGCCCATCGCCGCCTCCCGCGACACCCTCCTCAAAGCTCAAGCTCTCCTCG CTTCCCCAAACGCGTCTGCCGAGGACGCCGAGGAGGTGAGGGGGCGGATCGGTGCGGCGGGGAGGGACTGCGTTCCGCGGCAGAGGAACTCGATCGTCGCGTTCCAGTCGAAGACGGGCGTTGAG GTCTGCACGTTCAGTTTGATACTGAAGAATGCCGCGTCGCTGCTCGCCAAAAAGGATCCTCTCAAGGTTGAAGCTGATACTAGGCTTGGGGAGCTCATACA GTCATTCTCGGACCTGGGAGCTGTGGTGGAGAACAGTAATTTTGAGCTCACTGGTGACAG AGAGAAGATGAAGGATGGCTTGCTGAGCACTATCTCTGCCCTTGACAAGTTTGAACAGAGTGTTAAAGACTGTCTAG ATGAAAAAAGTACTCCAACTATTCCAAGTAGTGATCCAGTGGACACATGA
- the LOC120649595 gene encoding 5'-nucleotidase domain-containing protein 4-like isoform X1, whose translation MSSSSKPEKEEEEWEAPSPCMNGDAAAASEGDKGGGYGGEEGQEEGEEGEREFAAVMEQLAPEGVRALHARVEAEWGPVLQSACQTAAARALWARAVRDPAAAVLAGERYLRGLHEKMRRDERAGAREVHGVMIAVRTLWFDTRIEAAVDTLGGDPQVVILGAGCSAVRMDSGAVESTGAVWSTPSAEPRNISIGKEIFCNRSLNMRNITAVGFDMDYTLAQYKPETFEALAYYGTIEKLVKDLHYPEELLTWEFDWKYMVRGLVLDKKRGNILKMDRHKYVKVAYHGFRELSKEEKVAAYGSTLIRDSFDEPDYALIDTLFSLGEAYLFAQLVDFMDSNPGKVPAGTDYPLMYKDVRSAVDLCHRDGTLKRMVAKDPGRYINEDLAIVPMLEMIKKSGRSTFLVTNSLWDYTDVVMNYLCGPYTSDAGSGLNHKWLQYFDIVITGSSKPSFFHDDNRAGLFEVEPDSGKLLNADIQIGSPRSSHQHATPVHKVYQGGNVGHLHRLLSIASSSQILYVGDHIYGDILRSKKVLGWRTMLVIPELEHEVKLLSETKSTRKELRHLRMERDSIEDRIHHLEWSLKFDDLTENQKEKLFSEHVNLLQQREHARCLHQEAQRQHHQKFHKVWGQLMKTGYQNSRFAHQVERFACLYSSQVTNLGLYSPNKYYRPSEDYMPHEFDVLEL comes from the exons atgtcgtcgtcgtcgaagccggaaaaggaggaggaggagtgggaggcgccgtcgccgtgcatgaatggcgacgcggcggcggcctcggaggGCGACAAAGGCGGCGGCTATGGCGGTGAGGAgggacaagaagaaggagaagaaggcgaGCGGGAGTTCGCGGCGGTGATGGAGCAGCTGGCGCCAGAGGGCGTGCGGGCGCTGCACGCGCGGGTGGAGGCGGAGTGGGGGCCCGTGCTGCAGAGCGCGTgccagacggcggcggcgcgggcgctgtGGGCCCGCGCGGTGCGCGACCCGGCCGCCGCGGTGCTGGCCGGGGAGCGCTACCTCAGGGGCCTGCACGAGAAGATGCGCCGCGACGagcgcgccggcgcgcgggaggtGCACGGTGTCATGATCGCCGTGCGGACGCTCTGGTTCGACACCCGCATCGAGGCCGCCGTCGACACGCTCGGCGGCGACCCCCAGGTCGTCATCCTCGGTGCAG GTTGTAGTGCTGTCAGGATGGACAGCGGTGCAGTGGAATCCACTGGGGCAGTATGGTCAACACCTTCGGCAGAACCGAGAAACATTTCTATCGGGAAGGAGATATTCTGCAATAGGTCACTCAACATGAGGAACATCACAGCAGTAGGATTTGATATGGACTACACTCTTGCACAGTACAAGCCCGAGACCTTCGAGGCCCTTGCTTACTATGGTACAATCGAGAAGCTTGTGAAGGATCTGCACTACCCTGAAGAG CTGCTGACTTGGGAGTTTGATTGGAAATACATGGTCAGAGGATTAGTTCTTGATAAGAAGAGAGGAAATATTTTGAAG ATGGACCGACACAAGTATGTAAAAGTTGCATACCATGGTTTTAGGGAATTGTCGAAAGAAGAAAAAGTTGCTGCTTATGGGAGTACATTGATAAGAGACTCATTTGATGAACCTGATTATGCCCTTATAGATACGCTTTTCTCATTGGGTGAAGCTTATCTATTTGCTCAGCTTGTTGATTTCATGGACAGTAATCCTGGAAAAGTACCTGCAGGCACAGA CTATCCGCTTATGTATAAAGATGTGAGGTCTGCAGTTGACTTGTGTCATCGTGATGGAACATTAAAGCGGATGGTTGCGAAGGACCCTGGCAG GTACATCAATGAGGACTTGGCAATTGTACCAATGCTTGAAATGATAAAGAAATCTGGACGCTCAACATTCTTGGTGACAAATAG TTTGTGGGACTACACCGATGTTGTCATGAACTACCTTTGTGGACCATACACTTCAGATGCAGGATCTGGTCTCAACCACAAGTGGCTTCAATATTTTGACATTGTAATAACTGGCAG TTCAAAGCCAAGTTTCTTCCACGATGATAACCGTGCGGGCCTCTTTGAAGTTGAGCCTGATTCCGGAAAACTTCTAAATGCTGATATTCAG ATTGGAAGCCCAAGATCAAGTCATCAGCATGCAACGCCAGTTCACAAGGTTTACCAG GGAGGCAATGTTGGCCATCTTCACAGATTACTTTCTATTGCTTCTAGTTCACAG ATCCTCTATGTTGGTGATCACATATATGGAGATATTTTGCGCAGCAAGAAAGTTCTGG GCTGGCGGACTATGCTGGTGATTCCAGAACTGGAGCATGAGGTGAAGCTTCTTTCAGAAACAAAGTCGACTCGGAAG GAGCTTAGACATCTCAGAATGGAGCGTGATTCAATTGAAGACAGAATCCATCATCTTGAATGGTCTCTTAA ATTTGATGATCTCACAGAAAATCAGAAGGAAAAGTTGTTCTCTGAACATGTCAATCTGCTG CAACAGCGAGAGCATGCTCGCTGCCTTCATCAAGAGGCTCAAAGGCAACACCATCAGAAG TTTCATAAAGTGTGGGGACAGCTCATGAAGACTGGGTACCAAAATTCCCGATTTGCTCATCAG GTCGAGAGGTTCGCATGCCTGTACAGCAGCCAGGTTACAAACTTAGGTTTGTATTCCCCCAACAAGTACTATCGCCCGAGCGAAGATTACATGCCCCATGAGTTCGATGTGCTTGAGCTGTAG
- the LOC120649597 gene encoding NADH-ubiquinone oxidoreductase subunit 8 encodes MAALLARQAAQALRAKQTAQLGPAATAMQGHLRTYMNAGTPKRFKEDEEKEQLAKEIAKDWNAVFERSINTLFLTEMVRGLSLTLKYFFERKVTINYPFEKGPLSPRFRGEHALRRYESGEERCIACKLCEAICPAQAITIEAEEREDGSRRTTRYDIDMTKCIYCGFCQEACPVDAIVEGPNFEFATETHEELLYDKEKLLENGDRWETEIAENLRSESLYR; translated from the exons ATGGCGGCGCTCCTAGCCCGGCAGGCCGCGCAGGCGCTCCGCGCGAAGCAGACG GCGCAGCTCGGCCCGGCCGCGACGGCGATGCAGGGGCACCTCCGGACCTACATGAACGCCGGGACGCCCAAGAGGTTCAAAG AGGATGAGGAGAAAGAACAGCTTGCGAAGGAGATCGCAAAAGATTGGAATGCTG TGTTTGAAAGGAGCATCAATACATTGTTTCTGACTGAAATGGTCCGTGGTTTGAGTCTGACGTTGAAGTACTTCTTCGAGAGGAAAGTTACT ATTAACTATCCCTTTGAGAAGGGTCCTCTGAGTCCCCGCTTCCGAGGAGAGCACGCTCTCAGACGTTATGAATCTGGGGAAGAGCGTTGCATTGCTTGTAAACTATGCGAGGCT ATATGCCCAGCTCAGGCAATTACAATTGAGGCTGAAGAACGTGAAGATGGCAGTCGCAGAACCACAAG GTATGATATTGACATGACCAAATGCATTTACTGTGGTTTCTGCCAAGAGGCTTGCCCAGTTGATGCTATTGTTGAGGGGCCTAACTTTGAGTTTGCTACTGAGACCCACGAG GAACTGCTGTACGACAAGGAGAAACTGCTTGAGAACGGCGACCGCTGGGAGACCGAGATTGCTGAGAACTTGAGATCTGAGAGCCTCTATCGCTGA
- the LOC120649598 gene encoding tubulin alpha-3 chain-like → MRECISVHIGQAGIQVGNACWELYCLEHGIQPDGHMPGDKTVGHYDDAFTTFFSQTGAGKYVPRAIFVDLEPTVIDEVRTGMYRQLFHPEQLISGKEDAANNFARGHYTIGKEIVDLCLDRIRKLADNCTGLQGFLVFNAVGGGTGSGLGSLLLERLSVDYGKKSKLGFTVYPSPQVSTSVVEPYNSVLSTHSLLEHTDVSILLDNEAIYDICRRSLDIERPNYSNLNRLVSQVISSLTASLRFDGALNVDVNEFQTNLVPYPRIHFMLSSYAPVISAEKAYHEQLSVAEITNSVFEPANMMVKCDPRHGKYMACCLMYRGDVVPKDVNAAVATIKTKRTIQFVDWCPTGFKCGINYQAPTVVPGGDLAKVQRAVCMISNSTSVAEVFSRIDRKFDLMYAKRAFVHWYVGEGMEEGEFSEAREDLAALEKDYEEVGAEGGGDEDEEDEEY, encoded by the exons atgagggAGTGCATCTCGGTCCACATCGGGCAGGCTGGCATCCAGGTCGGCAACGCGTGCTGGGAGCTTTACTGCCTCGAGCACGGCATCCAg CCTGATGGCCATATGCCCGGAGATAAGACTGTGGGACACTATGATGATGCCTTCACCACCTTCTTCAGCCAGACTGGCGCAGGGAAGTATGTGCCTCGTGCAATCTTCGTTGATCTTGAACCCACTGTGATCGATGAGGTGCGCACTGGCATGTACCGTCAGCTTTTCCACCCTGAGCAGCTCATCAGTGGCAAGGAGGATGCTGCCAACAACTTCGCCCGTGGCCACTATACAA TTGGCAAGGAGATTGTTGACCTGTGCCTTGACCGCATCCGCAAGCTTGCTGACAACTGCACTGGCCTTCAGGGGTTCCTGGTCTTCAATGCTgttggtggtggcactggttcTGGCCTTGGTTCACTCCTCCTCGAGCGCCTATCTGTGGACTACGGCAAGAAATCCAAACTGGGCTTCACCGTATACCCTTCTCCCCAGGTGTCAACCTCTGTTGTTGAGCCCTACAACAGCGTGCTCTCCACCCATTCACTCTTGGAGCACACTGATGTCTCCATCCTGCTCGACAACGAGGCCATCTATGACATCTGCAGGCGCTCCCTGGACATTGAGAGGCCCAACTACTCCAACCTGAATCGCCTTGTGTCTCAG GTGATCTCATCACTGACTGCTTCCCTGAGGTTTGATGGTGCCCTCAATGTGGATGTGAACGAGTTCCAAACCAACCTGGTTCCTTACCCGAGGATCCACTTCATGCTGTCGTCGTATGCGCCAGTGATCTCGGCGGAAAAGGCCTACCACGAGCAGCTGTCAGTGGCGGAGATCACCAACAGTGTGTTCGAGCCAGCGAACATGATGGTCAAGTGCGACCCTCGGCACGGCAAGTACATGGCGTGCTGCCTGATGTACCGTGGTGATGTGGTGCCCAAGGACGTGAATGCTGCGGTGGCAACCAtcaagaccaagcgcacgatccaGTTCGTGGACTGGTGCCCGACGGGGTTCAAGTGTGGCATCAACTACCAGGCTCCGACGGTGGTGCCGGGTGGCGACCTCGCCAAGGTGCAGCGCGCTGTGTGCATGATCTCCAACTCCACCAGCGTTGCCGAGGTGTTCTCCCGCATCGACCGCAAGTTCGACCTCATGTACGCCAAGCGCGCCTTCGTGCACTGGTATGTTGGCGAGGGCATGGAGGAGGGTGAGTTCTCTGAGGCCCGTGAGGACCTGGCTGCCCTGGAGAAGGACTATGAGGAGGTGGGCGCCGAAGGCGGGGgtgatgaggatgaggaggacgaggagtaCTGA
- the LOC120649595 gene encoding 5'-nucleotidase domain-containing protein 4-like isoform X3 — MDSGAVESTGAVWSTPSAEPRNISIGKEIFCNRSLNMRNITAVGFDMDYTLAQYKPETFEALAYYGTIEKLVKDLHYPEELLTWEFDWKYMVRGLVLDKKRGNILKMDRHKYVKVAYHGFRELSKEEKVAAYGSTLIRDSFDEPDYALIDTLFSLGEAYLFAQLVDFMDSNPGKVPAGTDYPLMYKDVRSAVDLCHRDGTLKRMVAKDPGRYINEDLAIVPMLEMIKKSGRSTFLVTNSLWDYTDVVMNYLCGPYTSDAGSGLNHKWLQYFDIVITGSSKPSFFHDDNRAGLFEVEPDSGKLLNADIQIGSPRSSHQHATPVHKVYQGGNVGHLHRLLSIASSSQILYVGDHIYGDILRSKKVLGWRTMLVIPELEHEVKLLSETKSTRKELRHLRMERDSIEDRIHHLEWSLKFDDLTENQKEKLFSEHVNLLQQREHARCLHQEAQRQHHQKFHKVWGQLMKTGYQNSRFAHQVERFACLYSSQVTNLGLYSPNKYYRPSEDYMPHEFDVLEL, encoded by the exons ATGGACAGCGGTGCAGTGGAATCCACTGGGGCAGTATGGTCAACACCTTCGGCAGAACCGAGAAACATTTCTATCGGGAAGGAGATATTCTGCAATAGGTCACTCAACATGAGGAACATCACAGCAGTAGGATTTGATATGGACTACACTCTTGCACAGTACAAGCCCGAGACCTTCGAGGCCCTTGCTTACTATGGTACAATCGAGAAGCTTGTGAAGGATCTGCACTACCCTGAAGAG CTGCTGACTTGGGAGTTTGATTGGAAATACATGGTCAGAGGATTAGTTCTTGATAAGAAGAGAGGAAATATTTTGAAG ATGGACCGACACAAGTATGTAAAAGTTGCATACCATGGTTTTAGGGAATTGTCGAAAGAAGAAAAAGTTGCTGCTTATGGGAGTACATTGATAAGAGACTCATTTGATGAACCTGATTATGCCCTTATAGATACGCTTTTCTCATTGGGTGAAGCTTATCTATTTGCTCAGCTTGTTGATTTCATGGACAGTAATCCTGGAAAAGTACCTGCAGGCACAGA CTATCCGCTTATGTATAAAGATGTGAGGTCTGCAGTTGACTTGTGTCATCGTGATGGAACATTAAAGCGGATGGTTGCGAAGGACCCTGGCAG GTACATCAATGAGGACTTGGCAATTGTACCAATGCTTGAAATGATAAAGAAATCTGGACGCTCAACATTCTTGGTGACAAATAG TTTGTGGGACTACACCGATGTTGTCATGAACTACCTTTGTGGACCATACACTTCAGATGCAGGATCTGGTCTCAACCACAAGTGGCTTCAATATTTTGACATTGTAATAACTGGCAG TTCAAAGCCAAGTTTCTTCCACGATGATAACCGTGCGGGCCTCTTTGAAGTTGAGCCTGATTCCGGAAAACTTCTAAATGCTGATATTCAG ATTGGAAGCCCAAGATCAAGTCATCAGCATGCAACGCCAGTTCACAAGGTTTACCAG GGAGGCAATGTTGGCCATCTTCACAGATTACTTTCTATTGCTTCTAGTTCACAG ATCCTCTATGTTGGTGATCACATATATGGAGATATTTTGCGCAGCAAGAAAGTTCTGG GCTGGCGGACTATGCTGGTGATTCCAGAACTGGAGCATGAGGTGAAGCTTCTTTCAGAAACAAAGTCGACTCGGAAG GAGCTTAGACATCTCAGAATGGAGCGTGATTCAATTGAAGACAGAATCCATCATCTTGAATGGTCTCTTAA ATTTGATGATCTCACAGAAAATCAGAAGGAAAAGTTGTTCTCTGAACATGTCAATCTGCTG CAACAGCGAGAGCATGCTCGCTGCCTTCATCAAGAGGCTCAAAGGCAACACCATCAGAAG TTTCATAAAGTGTGGGGACAGCTCATGAAGACTGGGTACCAAAATTCCCGATTTGCTCATCAG GTCGAGAGGTTCGCATGCCTGTACAGCAGCCAGGTTACAAACTTAGGTTTGTATTCCCCCAACAAGTACTATCGCCCGAGCGAAGATTACATGCCCCATGAGTTCGATGTGCTTGAGCTGTAG
- the LOC120649595 gene encoding 5'-nucleotidase domain-containing protein 4-like isoform X2: MLFSRRPLAAALHLSRLSPPLLLLFASASSSCSPAAAASASGPRGCSAVRMDSGAVESTGAVWSTPSAEPRNISIGKEIFCNRSLNMRNITAVGFDMDYTLAQYKPETFEALAYYGTIEKLVKDLHYPEELLTWEFDWKYMVRGLVLDKKRGNILKMDRHKYVKVAYHGFRELSKEEKVAAYGSTLIRDSFDEPDYALIDTLFSLGEAYLFAQLVDFMDSNPGKVPAGTDYPLMYKDVRSAVDLCHRDGTLKRMVAKDPGRYINEDLAIVPMLEMIKKSGRSTFLVTNSLWDYTDVVMNYLCGPYTSDAGSGLNHKWLQYFDIVITGSSKPSFFHDDNRAGLFEVEPDSGKLLNADIQIGSPRSSHQHATPVHKVYQGGNVGHLHRLLSIASSSQILYVGDHIYGDILRSKKVLGWRTMLVIPELEHEVKLLSETKSTRKELRHLRMERDSIEDRIHHLEWSLKFDDLTENQKEKLFSEHVNLLQQREHARCLHQEAQRQHHQKFHKVWGQLMKTGYQNSRFAHQVERFACLYSSQVTNLGLYSPNKYYRPSEDYMPHEFDVLEL; encoded by the exons ATGCTCTTCTCCAGgaggcccctcgccgccgcgctccaccTCTCGCGCCTCTCGCCGCCCTTGCTCCTCCTCTTCGCGTCCGCGTCGTCGTCgtgctcgcccgccgccgccgcgtcggcctCCGGGCCCAGAG GTTGTAGTGCTGTCAGGATGGACAGCGGTGCAGTGGAATCCACTGGGGCAGTATGGTCAACACCTTCGGCAGAACCGAGAAACATTTCTATCGGGAAGGAGATATTCTGCAATAGGTCACTCAACATGAGGAACATCACAGCAGTAGGATTTGATATGGACTACACTCTTGCACAGTACAAGCCCGAGACCTTCGAGGCCCTTGCTTACTATGGTACAATCGAGAAGCTTGTGAAGGATCTGCACTACCCTGAAGAG CTGCTGACTTGGGAGTTTGATTGGAAATACATGGTCAGAGGATTAGTTCTTGATAAGAAGAGAGGAAATATTTTGAAG ATGGACCGACACAAGTATGTAAAAGTTGCATACCATGGTTTTAGGGAATTGTCGAAAGAAGAAAAAGTTGCTGCTTATGGGAGTACATTGATAAGAGACTCATTTGATGAACCTGATTATGCCCTTATAGATACGCTTTTCTCATTGGGTGAAGCTTATCTATTTGCTCAGCTTGTTGATTTCATGGACAGTAATCCTGGAAAAGTACCTGCAGGCACAGA CTATCCGCTTATGTATAAAGATGTGAGGTCTGCAGTTGACTTGTGTCATCGTGATGGAACATTAAAGCGGATGGTTGCGAAGGACCCTGGCAG GTACATCAATGAGGACTTGGCAATTGTACCAATGCTTGAAATGATAAAGAAATCTGGACGCTCAACATTCTTGGTGACAAATAG TTTGTGGGACTACACCGATGTTGTCATGAACTACCTTTGTGGACCATACACTTCAGATGCAGGATCTGGTCTCAACCACAAGTGGCTTCAATATTTTGACATTGTAATAACTGGCAG TTCAAAGCCAAGTTTCTTCCACGATGATAACCGTGCGGGCCTCTTTGAAGTTGAGCCTGATTCCGGAAAACTTCTAAATGCTGATATTCAG ATTGGAAGCCCAAGATCAAGTCATCAGCATGCAACGCCAGTTCACAAGGTTTACCAG GGAGGCAATGTTGGCCATCTTCACAGATTACTTTCTATTGCTTCTAGTTCACAG ATCCTCTATGTTGGTGATCACATATATGGAGATATTTTGCGCAGCAAGAAAGTTCTGG GCTGGCGGACTATGCTGGTGATTCCAGAACTGGAGCATGAGGTGAAGCTTCTTTCAGAAACAAAGTCGACTCGGAAG GAGCTTAGACATCTCAGAATGGAGCGTGATTCAATTGAAGACAGAATCCATCATCTTGAATGGTCTCTTAA ATTTGATGATCTCACAGAAAATCAGAAGGAAAAGTTGTTCTCTGAACATGTCAATCTGCTG CAACAGCGAGAGCATGCTCGCTGCCTTCATCAAGAGGCTCAAAGGCAACACCATCAGAAG TTTCATAAAGTGTGGGGACAGCTCATGAAGACTGGGTACCAAAATTCCCGATTTGCTCATCAG GTCGAGAGGTTCGCATGCCTGTACAGCAGCCAGGTTACAAACTTAGGTTTGTATTCCCCCAACAAGTACTATCGCCCGAGCGAAGATTACATGCCCCATGAGTTCGATGTGCTTGAGCTGTAG